From the Deltaproteobacteria bacterium genome, one window contains:
- a CDS encoding lysophospholipid acyltransferase family protein, which translates to MRRGRRKGLLYRARYRAGEYLLRAFVGSLRWLPGWAIPYIAGTVERVSRVLLWRYRRRMQDTLAQTMAGELPTESERRTVVHRAWRNFAQSFLEALATLHMPDEEICSHIEIDGQEHLRAALARNKGVLALSAHLGNFPMIGPRLAAQGYDFSVVLKLAEEEGFAALQHEYVTRAGVKIIPARPRRESVPRIIQALRRNGIVLVVPDEFRSAGVEVDFLGRRAPAPKGPVTIAQRTGAAVVPLFMVRGHDNRLMLHVKPELRFVNTGDREADLRTNAGLFVQEIEDMVRRHPDQWSWMSFRNPRKGDASHALP; encoded by the coding sequence ATGAGACGGGGTCGACGCAAAGGCCTGCTGTACCGCGCCCGCTATCGCGCCGGCGAGTACCTGCTGCGCGCTTTTGTCGGCAGCCTTCGCTGGCTGCCCGGGTGGGCGATCCCGTACATTGCCGGAACCGTCGAGCGGGTCAGCCGCGTGCTCTTGTGGCGCTATCGGAGGCGCATGCAGGACACCCTGGCACAGACCATGGCCGGGGAGTTGCCGACCGAGTCCGAGCGCCGCACCGTGGTGCACCGGGCATGGCGCAACTTCGCGCAGAGCTTCCTGGAAGCGCTCGCGACGCTCCACATGCCCGACGAAGAGATTTGCTCGCACATCGAGATCGACGGCCAGGAGCACCTGCGCGCGGCGCTCGCGCGCAACAAGGGGGTGCTGGCGTTGAGTGCCCATCTCGGCAATTTCCCCATGATCGGGCCGCGCCTCGCGGCCCAGGGCTACGACTTCAGCGTCGTCCTCAAGCTCGCCGAGGAAGAGGGTTTCGCCGCGCTGCAACACGAGTACGTCACGCGCGCCGGGGTCAAGATCATACCCGCCCGTCCCCGGCGCGAGTCGGTGCCGCGGATCATCCAGGCGCTGCGGCGCAACGGGATCGTCTTGGTGGTGCCGGACGAGTTCAGGAGCGCCGGAGTCGAAGTGGACTTCCTGGGACGCCGCGCACCCGCGCCCAAGGGTCCCGTCACCATCGCCCAGCGCACGGGGGCCGCGGTGGTGCCGCTCTTCATGGTGCGCGGCCACGACAACCGCCTCATGCTGCACGTCAAGCCCGAGCTCCGCTTCGTGAATACCGGCGACCGGGAAGCGGACCTGCGGACCAACGCGGGGCTGTTCGTTCAGGAAATCGAGGACATGGTGCGACGCCATCCGGACCAGTGGAGCTGGATGAGCTTCCGCAATCCCCGGAAAGGGGACGCCTCCCATGCGCTGCCGTAA
- the nifS gene encoding cysteine desulfurase NifS, with protein MADVIYFDNNATTRVAPPVYEAMAPYLKELYGNPSSIHGFGTRVGRALDRARKQVAGLLGADDEVEVMFTSCGSEGDNTAIRGMLEGSPDKRHFITTAVEHPAVHGLGQHLEKKGYRVTWLGVDEEGRLDLDELRDSLTDDTALVSIMYANNETGVVFPVQEAGEIVKARGIPFHVDAVQVPGKIDLDVKNSPIDLLTISAHKFHGPKGVGALYVRRGIALRPFIIGGHQERNRRAGTENVAGIVGMGEAAKLTARDIPAEREQLTALRDQLERALLAACPGARVNGGRAERLSNTLNIAFEYLEGESIIVLLDEFGICASTGSACTAGSVEPSHVLRAMKVPPRWLQGAVRFSLSRYNTREEVAFAADKIPGIIGRLRGLSALGRVGAKEGQPDHAS; from the coding sequence ATGGCCGACGTCATCTACTTCGACAACAACGCCACCACGCGGGTCGCGCCGCCGGTCTACGAGGCCATGGCGCCCTACCTCAAGGAGCTCTACGGCAACCCGTCCAGCATCCACGGCTTCGGGACCCGGGTCGGCCGCGCCCTCGACCGCGCGCGCAAACAGGTGGCGGGGCTGCTGGGGGCCGACGACGAAGTCGAGGTGATGTTCACCAGTTGCGGCTCGGAGGGGGACAACACCGCCATCCGCGGCATGCTGGAGGGCTCGCCGGACAAGCGTCACTTCATCACCACCGCGGTGGAGCACCCCGCGGTGCACGGTCTGGGCCAGCACCTGGAGAAGAAGGGGTACAGGGTCACCTGGCTCGGAGTGGACGAGGAGGGGCGGCTGGACCTGGACGAGCTGCGTGACTCCCTCACCGATGACACCGCCCTGGTCTCCATCATGTACGCCAACAACGAAACCGGGGTCGTCTTTCCCGTGCAGGAAGCCGGCGAGATCGTCAAGGCCAGGGGCATTCCCTTCCACGTGGACGCGGTGCAGGTGCCGGGCAAGATCGACCTCGACGTGAAGAACAGCCCCATCGACCTGCTGACCATCTCGGCCCACAAGTTTCACGGCCCCAAGGGCGTGGGGGCCCTGTACGTGCGCCGCGGCATCGCGTTGCGGCCGTTCATCATCGGCGGCCACCAGGAGCGCAACCGCCGCGCCGGCACCGAAAACGTCGCCGGCATCGTGGGCATGGGAGAGGCCGCGAAGCTCACGGCCCGGGACATCCCGGCCGAACGCGAGCAGTTGACCGCCCTGCGCGACCAACTGGAGCGTGCGCTTCTGGCCGCCTGTCCGGGCGCCCGGGTCAACGGCGGGCGCGCGGAGCGCCTGTCCAACACGCTCAACATCGCCTTCGAATACCTGGAGGGCGAGTCGATCATCGTGCTGCTGGACGAGTTCGGCATCTGCGCTTCCACCGGCTCCGCCTGCACGGCGGGCTCGGTGGAACCCTCCCACGTGCTGCGCGCCATGAAGGTGCCGCCGCGTTGGCTGCAGGGAGCCGTCCGGTTCAGTCTCAGCCGCTACAACACGCGGGAGGAAGTGGCGTTCGCGGCGGACAAGATCCCCGGCATCATCGGCCGGCTGCGCGGGTTGTCGGCGCTGGGCCGGGTGGGCGCGAAGGAAGGCCAGCCGGATCACGCCTCGTAG
- a CDS encoding iron-sulfur cluster assembly accessory protein produces MATEVQITESAANRIKELLEQDERDCTGLRLKVVGGGCSGLQYKMDLDDPKPTDRIFEQGGAKVIVDLKSLLYLGGTELDYKETLMEAAFVFQNPNVKRSCGCGASFVV; encoded by the coding sequence ATGGCCACAGAAGTCCAGATCACGGAGAGCGCGGCCAACCGCATCAAGGAGCTGCTCGAACAGGACGAGCGCGACTGTACCGGCCTGCGCCTGAAGGTCGTGGGCGGAGGCTGCTCCGGGTTGCAGTACAAGATGGATCTCGACGACCCCAAGCCCACGGACCGCATCTTCGAGCAAGGCGGCGCCAAGGTGATCGTAGACCTGAAGAGCCTGCTCTACCTGGGCGGCACCGAGCTGGACTACAAGGAGACCCTGATGGAGGCGGCCTTCGTGTTCCAGAACCCCAACGTGAAACGCAGTTGCGGGTGCGGCGCCTCGTTCGTGGTGTAA
- a CDS encoding IscS subfamily cysteine desulfurase gives MKLPVYFDNHATTPVDPRVVEAMLPFFTEQFGNSASKHAFGWEADAAVYEARKNVAALIGAAPKEIVFTSGATESDNLAIQGVAEMHRDRGDHVITCAAEHKAVLDSCKFLERHGFRVTYLPVDARGTVNLEKLRAAIDGRTLLISIMAANNEVGTIQPLEEIGRIAAEHGILFHSDATQAVGKMPIDVEASGIHLLSMTAHKLHGPKGIGALYVSARKPAVRLSPTIHGGGHEGGMRSGTLNVPGIVGFGRACEIARAEMAEELPHITHLRNRLEAGLFARLDELHLNGHPTERLCGNLNVAFGFVEGESLIMGLNDVAVSAGSTCTSAALEPSHVLKAMGLREDLAHGSIRFGLGRFNTEEEVDYVLNRVEEEVNRLRGLSPAYARRAGAARPARAAAGK, from the coding sequence GTGAAGCTCCCTGTCTACTTCGACAATCATGCGACGACGCCGGTGGACCCGCGGGTGGTGGAGGCCATGCTGCCGTTCTTCACGGAACAGTTCGGCAACTCGGCGAGCAAGCACGCGTTCGGCTGGGAGGCGGATGCGGCGGTGTACGAGGCGCGCAAGAACGTGGCCGCGCTGATCGGCGCCGCGCCCAAGGAGATCGTCTTCACCAGCGGCGCCACCGAGTCGGACAACCTCGCCATCCAGGGGGTGGCGGAAATGCACCGCGACCGGGGCGACCACGTCATCACCTGCGCGGCCGAGCACAAGGCGGTGCTGGATTCCTGCAAGTTCCTGGAACGCCACGGCTTCCGCGTCACCTACCTCCCCGTGGACGCGCGCGGCACGGTGAACCTCGAAAAGCTGCGCGCGGCCATCGACGGCAGGACCCTGCTCATCTCCATCATGGCGGCCAACAACGAGGTCGGCACCATCCAGCCGCTGGAGGAAATCGGCCGGATCGCCGCCGAACACGGCATCCTGTTCCATTCCGACGCCACCCAGGCGGTGGGCAAGATGCCCATCGACGTGGAAGCGTCGGGGATCCACCTCCTTTCCATGACCGCCCACAAGCTGCACGGCCCCAAGGGGATCGGCGCGCTCTACGTCAGCGCGCGCAAGCCGGCGGTGCGCCTGAGCCCCACCATCCACGGCGGCGGCCACGAGGGGGGCATGCGCTCGGGCACGCTCAACGTGCCCGGCATCGTCGGCTTCGGCAGGGCGTGCGAGATCGCGCGCGCGGAGATGGCCGAAGAACTGCCGCACATCACCCATCTGCGGAACCGCCTTGAGGCCGGCCTGTTCGCGCGCCTGGACGAGCTGCACCTCAACGGGCATCCCACGGAGCGCCTGTGCGGCAACCTGAACGTGGCCTTCGGCTTCGTCGAAGGCGAGTCCCTGATCATGGGGCTCAACGACGTGGCGGTCTCCGCCGGTTCCACCTGCACCTCCGCCGCGCTGGAGCCCTCCCACGTGCTCAAGGCCATGGGATTGCGGGAGGATCTCGCCCACGGTTCTATCCGCTTCGGCCTGGGCCGGTTCAACACCGAGGAAGAGGTGGACTACGTGCTGAACCGGGTGGAGGAAGAAGTCAACCGCTTGCGCGGGCTCTCGCCGGCCTACGCCAGGCGGGCCGGGGCGGCCAGGCCGGCGCGGGCGGCCGCCGGGAAATAG
- the uvrA gene encoding excinuclease ABC subunit UvrA yields the protein MSILIEGARVHNLKNVDVEIPRGKLVVITGVSGSGKSSLAFDTVYAEGQRHYMQSLSTYARQLLNPLARADVDSIRGLSPAIAVPQQRFHENPRSTVGTLTEIHDHLRLLFTHVGRAHCLRCGQPIVVHTVQQMVDAVLERPAGARVEVLAPLRCGGPDEFRREIERVVRAGFVRVKVGGEVAELAEVAEAAGSAPPDRAELVVDRLVAREGIAKRLADSLEVALEHGDGVVAIEVRDGAGAESCRYTQRAACLECGTPFPETVPQLFSFNSPHGACPACRGLGVQARGRSRKDDDGSAEAGQPPCAECHGTRLRPESLKVKIGGLHIAQVSALPLNDLYRFIQELTLEERESAVAGNVLREIRERTDALLRLELGYMTLARPSDSLSGGECQRIRLAAHIGAHLSGVIYVLDEPTVGLHPRDTARLLDILRQLKDAGNTVLVVEHDRDVILAADHVIDMGPGAGVEGGEVLATGSVEEIRANPASRTGPYLAGAPPPPSPRRRTGTGTISIKNATRHNLKNIDVDFPMGAMTCVTGVSGSGKSSLVADTLYEAAQRHPRHAARAAPRGPTRSSPAVAGLDAFDRVLYVDQASIGRNSRSTPATYGGLFDPLRNLFARLPEARLRGYGAGRFSYNAAGGRCEACQGAGTAGIEMQFLPDVSVTCDVCGGRRYNRETLEIRYKGASIADVLDLTVTEALELLGNVPLVRARLETLWQVGLGYLRLGQPATTLSGGEAQRVKLARELSKRPGGRALYLFDEPTTGLHFEEVTRLVEILDRLVEAGHTVIAIEHNPDFLRCADYIVDLGPEGGENGGHVVASGTPEEVMRKGESATGQCLRELQSPDRSARA from the coding sequence ATGAGCATCCTCATCGAGGGCGCGCGCGTCCACAATCTCAAGAACGTCGACGTCGAGATCCCGCGCGGCAAGCTGGTGGTGATCACCGGGGTTTCGGGGTCGGGGAAGTCGTCGCTGGCGTTCGACACGGTGTACGCGGAAGGGCAGCGGCACTACATGCAGTCGCTGTCCACCTACGCGCGCCAGCTCCTGAACCCGCTGGCGCGGGCGGACGTGGACTCCATCCGCGGGCTTTCCCCGGCCATCGCGGTGCCTCAACAGCGTTTCCACGAGAACCCCCGTTCCACGGTGGGGACGCTGACCGAGATTCACGACCATTTGCGGCTGCTGTTCACCCACGTCGGACGCGCTCATTGCCTGCGTTGCGGCCAGCCCATCGTCGTGCACACGGTGCAGCAGATGGTGGACGCGGTCCTGGAGCGGCCGGCCGGCGCCCGCGTCGAGGTGCTGGCTCCCTTGCGTTGCGGCGGCCCGGACGAGTTCCGGCGCGAGATCGAACGGGTGGTGCGCGCGGGATTCGTGCGCGTCAAGGTGGGCGGCGAGGTCGCGGAGTTGGCCGAAGTGGCGGAGGCGGCCGGCTCGGCTCCGCCCGACCGGGCCGAGTTGGTGGTGGACCGGCTGGTGGCGCGGGAGGGCATCGCCAAACGGCTGGCGGACTCCCTGGAGGTCGCCCTGGAACACGGCGACGGGGTCGTGGCCATCGAGGTGCGTGACGGCGCCGGCGCGGAGTCCTGTCGCTATACCCAACGCGCCGCGTGTCTGGAATGCGGCACGCCGTTCCCCGAGACGGTGCCGCAGCTCTTCTCGTTCAACAGCCCGCACGGAGCCTGTCCGGCGTGCCGCGGGCTCGGCGTCCAGGCGCGCGGGCGGTCCCGCAAGGACGACGACGGCTCCGCGGAGGCCGGCCAACCGCCGTGTGCCGAGTGCCACGGGACCCGCCTGCGGCCGGAAAGCCTGAAGGTGAAGATCGGCGGGTTGCACATTGCCCAGGTTTCTGCGTTGCCGCTGAACGACTTATACCGATTTATCCAAGAACTGACCCTGGAGGAACGCGAGTCCGCGGTGGCTGGGAACGTCCTGCGCGAGATCCGCGAACGCACCGATGCGCTGCTGCGGCTGGAGTTGGGTTACATGACCCTGGCGCGGCCGTCGGACAGCCTTTCGGGGGGCGAGTGCCAGAGGATTCGGCTGGCCGCCCACATCGGCGCGCATCTCTCGGGCGTGATCTACGTGCTCGACGAACCCACCGTCGGGCTCCACCCGCGCGACACCGCGCGGCTCCTCGACATCCTGCGGCAACTCAAGGACGCGGGCAACACCGTGCTGGTGGTGGAGCACGACCGGGACGTGATCCTGGCCGCGGACCACGTCATCGACATGGGGCCGGGAGCGGGGGTCGAGGGAGGAGAGGTGCTCGCCACCGGGTCGGTGGAGGAGATTCGCGCGAACCCCGCGTCCCGCACCGGACCGTATCTGGCCGGCGCGCCGCCGCCGCCCTCCCCTCGGCGCCGAACCGGCACCGGCACGATCTCGATCAAGAACGCAACGCGCCATAACCTGAAGAACATCGACGTAGACTTCCCAATGGGGGCGATGACCTGTGTCACCGGCGTCTCCGGCTCGGGCAAGAGCAGCCTCGTGGCGGACACCTTGTACGAGGCGGCGCAACGGCATCCGCGCCACGCGGCAAGGGCAGCGCCACGCGGTCCAACGCGTTCATCTCCCGCCGTCGCCGGCCTCGACGCCTTCGACCGCGTCCTCTACGTCGATCAGGCGTCCATCGGGCGCAACAGCCGCTCCACTCCCGCCACCTACGGCGGACTCTTCGACCCCTTGCGGAACCTGTTCGCGCGCCTGCCCGAGGCCCGGCTGCGGGGCTACGGCGCCGGACGCTTCTCCTACAACGCGGCGGGCGGGCGATGCGAAGCGTGTCAAGGCGCGGGCACGGCCGGCATCGAGATGCAGTTCCTGCCGGACGTGTCCGTGACCTGCGACGTGTGCGGCGGGCGCCGCTACAATCGCGAGACGCTGGAGATCCGCTACAAGGGAGCCAGCATCGCCGACGTGCTCGATCTCACCGTCACCGAGGCGCTGGAGCTTCTGGGCAACGTGCCGCTGGTGCGGGCGCGGCTGGAGACCCTGTGGCAGGTGGGACTCGGCTACCTTCGGCTGGGACAGCCGGCCACGACGCTCTCGGGCGGCGAGGCGCAACGGGTGAAGCTCGCGCGGGAGCTGAGCAAGCGGCCCGGAGGCCGCGCCCTGTATCTCTTCGACGAGCCCACCACCGGCCTCCACTTCGAGGAGGTGACCCGGCTGGTGGAGATCCTCGACCGGCTGGTGGAAGCCGGCCACACGGTCATCGCCATCGAGCACAACCCGGACTTCCTCCGCTGCGCCGACTACATCGTGGACCTGGGCCCCGAGGGCGGCGAGAACGGCGGCCACGTGGTGGCGTCAGGGACCCCCGAGGAGGTCATGCGAAAGGGCGAGTCCGCCACCGGGCAATGCCTGAGGGAGTTGCAAAGCCCCGACCGCTCGGCCCGCGCGTAG
- the pdxA gene encoding 4-hydroxythreonine-4-phosphate dehydrogenase PdxA translates to MPKPVVAVSMGDPAGIGPEVAVKAARDAAVRRACRVVLVGDPLMLEQARAPRWPVRKPDEPRAAGAPVVVEEVSGLKPAQVRPGRTSRAGGEAAYRYILRAVDLIKEGTADAMATAPISKKALNDAGHLYPGHTELLADLTRTREVRMMLHGTRLKVVLVTVHLPLTEVAATLTRGRVRTTVELTHRALREWFGIAEPRVAVAALNPHGGEDGMFGGEERRVIRPAVRECAARGMDVSGPIPADSLFHRAARGEFDAVVCMYHDQGLGPFKLLHFTDGVNLTLGLPLIRTSVDHGTAYDIAGKGVADSRSMKQAILLAAELARGRTSDGGA, encoded by the coding sequence ATGCCGAAACCGGTAGTCGCCGTGAGCATGGGCGATCCCGCCGGGATCGGCCCCGAAGTGGCCGTCAAGGCGGCCCGTGACGCGGCGGTGCGACGCGCCTGCCGCGTGGTTCTCGTGGGCGACCCCTTGATGCTCGAACAGGCCCGTGCCCCGCGATGGCCGGTTCGGAAGCCGGATGAACCGAGGGCGGCAGGCGCGCCCGTCGTCGTCGAGGAGGTCTCCGGTCTGAAACCCGCCCAGGTGCGGCCAGGCCGGACCAGTCGCGCCGGCGGCGAAGCCGCGTACCGCTACATCCTCCGGGCGGTGGACCTCATCAAGGAGGGCACCGCCGACGCCATGGCCACGGCGCCCATCAGCAAGAAGGCCCTGAACGACGCGGGCCACCTCTATCCCGGCCACACCGAGCTTCTGGCCGACCTCACCCGTACCCGGGAAGTGCGCATGATGCTCCATGGAACACGCCTCAAGGTGGTGCTGGTGACGGTGCACCTGCCGCTGACCGAGGTCGCCGCGACGCTGACCCGCGGGCGCGTGCGCACCACCGTCGAGCTGACCCATCGGGCATTGCGGGAATGGTTCGGCATAGCCGAGCCGCGGGTGGCGGTGGCCGCCCTGAACCCCCACGGGGGCGAAGACGGAATGTTCGGCGGGGAGGAGCGGCGGGTGATCCGGCCGGCGGTGCGCGAGTGCGCCGCCCGCGGCATGGACGTGTCCGGTCCGATCCCGGCGGACAGCCTGTTCCACCGCGCCGCGCGCGGGGAGTTCGACGCGGTGGTGTGCATGTACCACGACCAGGGGCTCGGCCCGTTCAAGCTGCTGCACTTCACCGACGGCGTCAACCTCACCCTGGGCCTGCCGCTCATCCGGACCTCCGTGGACCACGGCACCGCGTACGACATCGCCGGCAAGGGAGTCGCGGACAGCCGCAGCATGAAGCAGGCCATCCTGCTGGCGGCGGAACTGGCGCGCGGGCGGACGTCCGACGGAGGGGCATGA
- a CDS encoding peptidylprolyl isomerase: MAFAALCVLLSGAASANLVEKVVVVVNGVPHTFSDLRKFTRDRLGKDVRLDELTAGRAPQEWLEEFITDELVQAEVRGTGIRVRDEDIDGYIRALREQNRLSPAQFAGLLERQGKDMRQYRDEVRRQIERDELIRRNVRQRIHITMQDAKRYYDANPLLYRTELRLRLRHLMLSAGEGAFTDQEQAVRARIEELRQEIVDGADFAALARTHSEGAGASEGGDIGWVKPGDLPDSLAKAAAALQKGEISPPVRTSLGYHLVRAEDREGGVRRSFESVSEQVRDELYTKTLRERFAKWLKTDLRKKHRVEVKLSEYDFEALEAERGTVGSLMATTAPPEKPKGFWDYVNPLTYIYDEEPLPDPSGVSDRKRVKLFGIPLFTTEAGDDPDVPLNDPIEGAPAAPAAPDANP; the protein is encoded by the coding sequence GTGGCATTCGCCGCGCTCTGTGTCCTGCTCTCCGGCGCCGCTTCCGCGAATCTCGTCGAGAAGGTCGTCGTCGTGGTCAATGGTGTGCCCCACACCTTCTCGGACCTGAGGAAGTTCACCCGGGATCGGCTCGGGAAGGACGTGCGCCTCGACGAACTGACCGCGGGACGCGCCCCTCAGGAATGGCTGGAGGAGTTCATCACCGACGAGCTTGTCCAGGCCGAGGTGAGGGGCACGGGCATCCGCGTGCGCGACGAGGACATCGACGGCTACATCCGCGCCCTGCGGGAGCAAAACCGGCTCTCCCCCGCGCAGTTCGCCGGCCTTCTCGAGCGCCAAGGCAAGGACATGCGGCAATACCGCGACGAGGTCCGGCGCCAGATCGAGCGGGACGAGCTGATCCGCCGCAACGTGCGCCAGCGGATCCACATTACGATGCAGGACGCCAAGCGCTACTACGACGCCAACCCGCTCCTGTATCGCACCGAACTCAGGCTCCGTCTCCGCCACCTCATGCTGAGCGCGGGCGAAGGCGCTTTCACCGACCAGGAGCAGGCGGTGCGCGCACGCATCGAAGAATTGCGTCAGGAGATCGTGGACGGCGCCGACTTCGCCGCGCTGGCGCGCACCCACTCCGAGGGCGCGGGCGCGAGCGAGGGCGGCGACATCGGCTGGGTCAAGCCCGGGGATCTGCCCGATTCCCTGGCCAAGGCGGCCGCGGCTTTACAAAAAGGCGAGATCAGCCCGCCCGTCCGCACCAGCCTGGGCTACCACCTGGTCAGGGCGGAGGACCGCGAGGGCGGCGTGAGGCGGAGCTTCGAGTCGGTTTCCGAGCAGGTGCGCGACGAACTCTACACCAAGACGCTCCGGGAACGGTTCGCCAAGTGGCTCAAGACCGACCTGCGCAAGAAGCACCGCGTGGAAGTCAAGCTCTCCGAATACGACTTCGAGGCGCTGGAGGCCGAGCGCGGCACCGTCGGCAGCCTCATGGCCACCACCGCGCCGCCGGAAAAGCCAAAGGGCTTCTGGGACTATGTCAACCCGCTCACCTACATCTACGACGAAGAACCCCTCCCCGACCCTTCGGGCGTGAGCGATCGCAAGAGAGTCAAGCTGTTCGGCATACCGCTGTTCACCACCGAGGCGGGGGACGATCCGGACGTGCCGCTCAACGATCCCATCGAAGGCGCCCCGGCGGCACCCGCCGCGCCGGATGCCAACCCATAG